The Tessaracoccus timonensis sequence CGACGCCGGCTGGTTTTGGTGACCATCGGCGGACACCACTGACAGCAGCGACCCGCCGGACGTGCCGAGCGCCTCGGGGGTGAGGGTGTCGAGGTTGTCCATGTCGGAGGCGAGCACGCTCGCCGCCTGTTGGGCTGTGCGGGTGAGATCGCGGTCGAGCTGATCGAACAGCGACCAACGGGTAATCATGAAGCCGGTAGCACCGACGAGCACCACCGACACCGCCACCGACGCCCCCGTGAGCGCCGCGAGCCGCCACTGCAACGACTGGCCCGAGACGAGCCTGCCGATCTCACGGCGAGCCTGAATCCACCAGCTTCCGATCACGGGGCAGTTTCACGCAGGACATACCCGATCCCGCGGACGGTGTGGATGAGTCGGGGCAAGCCGTTGATCTCCGTCTTGCGGCGAAGGTAGCCGATGTAGACCTCGAGAGAGTTGGCGGTGGTGGGGAACTCGAACCCCCACACCTCGTTGAGGAGGGTGTTGCGTTCGAGCACCTTGCGCGGGTGTTCCATGAACACGTTCAGCAGCGCGAACTCGGTGCGGGTGAGCGAGATGTGCTGGCCTGCGCGGGTGACCTCGCGGTGCTGCGGGTCGAGCACCAGGTCTTGGAACTGCAGCGTGCTCGATTCGTTCTCTGAGTGGGGCTTCGCGCGACGGGTCAGCGCGCGCAGTCGGGCCAGGAGCTCGTCGAGCGCGAACGGCTTGACCATGTAGTCGTCGGCGCCGGCGTCGAGGCCGTCGACGCGGTCACCCACGGCGTCGCGGGCGGTGAGGATGAGGATGGGGACGTCGTTGCCGGAATCGCGCAGCATCTTCGTCGCCTCGAGCCCGTCGAGGCGCGGCATCATCACGTCCATAATGATGGCGTCGGGAGTGTATGAGGCAAGCTTTGCGAGCGCCTCGATGCCATCCGACGCGGTCTGCACTTCGCTGCCCGTGTATGAAAGTGAGCGCGCCAAGGAATCGCGGACGGCCTGATCGTCATCCACCACCAAGATCTGCATGGCGGAAGTCTACCGCGTCGGGCCCCTAGGTCTGGAAGACTGGCGAGCATGATGCTACAAGGCCGATCGTTTCTCAAAGAACTCGACTTCACACCCGACGAGTGGCTCCATCTGCTGCAGCTCGCCGCCGAGCTGAAAGCTGCACGCCGCGACGGGCGAGAGCGGCAGCGACTCGTCGGCAAATCCGTCGCGCTGCTGTTCGAGAAAACCTCGACGCGCACCCGCTGCGCCTTTGAGGTTGCCATGGCCGAGCAGGGTGGGCACACCACCTACCTCGACCCGGCGGGTTCGCAGATCGGGCACAAGGAATCGGCCGCCGATACCGCGCGCGTGCTCGGCAGATGGTACGACGGCATCGAGTTCCGCGGCTCCGCGCAGCGCGACGTCGAGACGCTCGCCGCCCACGCCGGAGTGCCCGTCTACAACGGCCTCACCGACGATTGGCACCCCACGCAGATGCTCGCCGACCAACTCACCATGCGCGAGCACTCACCCAAGCCCCTGAGCGACATCGCCTTCGCGTTCCTCGGCGACGCCCGCAACAACGTCGGCAATTCGCTGCTCATCTCGGGCGCGATGATGGGCATGGATGTGCGGATGGTGGCCCCACCGTCGCAGCAGAACACACCCGACGTGGTCACTCGCGCCCGCGAGATCGCTGAGCAGACCGGCGGTCGGATCACCATCACCGACGATGTCACCGTCGGCGTGCGGGGCGCCGATTTCCTCTACACCGACGTGTGGGTCTCGCTCGGCGAGCCCAAGGAGGTGTGGGCGGAGCGGATCGACCTGCTGCGCCCCTACCAGGTCAACCGCGAGGTGTTGGAGGCCACCGGCAACCCGGATGTGAAGTTCATGCACTGCCTGCCGGCATTCCACGACCTCGAGACCGCCGTCGGACGCTCCATCCACGAGCAGTTTGGCCTCGAAGGGCTCGAGGTCACCCACGACGTGTTCGAGTCCGAGGCGAGCATCGTGTTCGACCAGGCCGAGAACCGCATGCACACCATCAAGGCTGTGCTCGTTGCAACACTCGCTGGCGACTAAACCCGACGCGCACCGCGCGGGCAGACAGCGGGAGGCCCGGAGGAACACAGTGCTCCTCCGGGCCTCCCGCTGTCAGTGAGTGATTGCTACGGCATCAGACACCGGTGCTGGGCAGGTTGGGCCTGTGGTCCTTGCCAGGCTTCCGCGGGGAGTCTTCGCCCTTGCCCGGCTTATCGGAGGAATCTTCGCCCTCAGTGTCGTCGGAGCCTTCCGATGCGGCGACGTTCACGTCGTAGCGCACCTCGGTGCCCGACGGATCGACGACGAAGCGCACAGTCTGCATGCCCGCTTCGGTGCCCTCGGGGAACGTGAGCGAAACCTCGCCAACACCGTCGGCGACGGTGCCCTCACCGATCTGCGTCTCGCCGAGGAAGGCCTTCACGGTCTTGTTCGCGAGCTGCGGGGAGACCTTGGGGTTATCCGCGTCGAGGAGCATGTCGAGGTTGCCCTTGTACACCTCACCAGCGGCGCCCAGTTTCACGGTGCCGGCCTGGCCGGGGGTGAAGCTCTCCGGCACGTCGGTGACGGACACGCCGCGTTTGGTGTAGTCAGGCGACACTTCCTTCTGCTCCTTCAGCCAGTCCACCCAGGTGGTGAGGTCGACGAGGCCCGCGTCCCTAGTGTTCTGGCCACCCTGGAAGGCACGGAAGTTGTCGCCGCCAGAGATGAGGAACGAGCCGGAACCGACGGTGTACATCTTGTCTTCGTCGATCGGCTTGCCGTTGATCCACACGCCGGTGATGCGCTGGCCCTCGGGCAGCGACTCATCGTAGGTGTAGGTCACGTTCTTGGACAGACCGAGCGCCAGGTAGGGGCGGCTCGGCACTTCGCCCTTGTCGTCGCGCTGCCACTGCTGATTCAGCACCTGGATGAACTGAGCGCCAGTGATCTCCGTGGTGTTCAGCGAGTTCGCGAACGGGAGGACGAGCGCAGCTTCTTCGTAGGTGATGTCGCCCTTGTCGAAGGAATCGCGGGTGCCGCCCGGGTTCTGGATGCCGATGAACTCGTCGTTGCCGTTGCTCATCGTGTCGTAGAACATCTGGGCAACCATGTTGGTCATCGGCGACTCCTGGTCGCGGGTGCCGGAACCGCCGGCGCCAGGGGTGGAGATGGCCTCGGTGGCCTTGCCCACAACCTCGCTGCCCTTCACCGTGGCAGTTTCCTTCGCGGCAGCGACGATCGTGTTGATCGTTTCGATGCGCGGCAGTGCAGCGTCAGCCTCTTCAGCCGCATCGATCTTCTTGGATTCAGTCGAGCACAGCGCTCCGTTGGCGTCGACGTTGAGGTCCAACTGCACCAGGTTCTTGGCGTACGCGTCGGCCTGCACGATGGGCTGGCCCTTCGCGGTCGTCGACAGGTACGGCGTGTGGGTGTGGCCGTTAATCACAGCGTCGACGGAGGCGTCGAGGCCGTTGTACATCTTGCCGAAGTTTGGCGAGGACTTCGCGGTGTCCGCGCCGGCCTTCGTGTCGGGGCTGCCCTCATGGATATTCGCGATGACGATGTCAGCCTCGCCGTTGGACTCGTCGCCGTCCTTGAGCTGCTTGGCGATGGCGTTGACGCTCTCGACGGGGTCCTTGATGTCCACCTTGGAGATGCCCGACGGCGACACCAGCGACGGAAGGTCACCGGTCACCGCACCGACGACGGCGATCTTCGCGCCACCCTTCTCGAACACCTCGTACGCCTTGACGGGCGGGGCCACCTCACTGGTGCCCTTCGTCACGACGTTCGCACCCAGGTAGGGGAACTTCGACGCGGGGGCGACGCGACCGGCGAGGTCGTCGAAGCCCTTGTCGAACTCGTGGTTGCCGGTGGCGGAGGCCTCGAGGCCGGCTGCGTTCAGCACGTCGAGGGTGGGCTGGTCGTTGGAGACCGCCGAGACGAAGGTGGAGCCGCCGATGCTGTCGCCGTTCGACACCAGGAGCACCTTGTCCTCACCGGCGCTCTTGCGCAGCTGCTCGACGGGGGTGAACAGCTGGGCGGCGCCCTCGACGCGGCCGTGGAAGTCGTTGAACGAGAGCAGGTGAACGGTTTCTGCCGTGGTGCATTCAGTCGGAGCGGCGGAGGCAACCTGCGGTGCACCACCGGTGACGATCGCACCGGTCATGCCAATCGCGGCTGCCGCCAGCCCAGCAATCGGGCGGGACAACTTGGACATACAATTATCTCCTGGGGATGGTTCGGGCACCCGCGCGCGCGGGTCACGTACCGAGCGAACTATAAATCGCGCATCGAAATCAAGTAGTTTGCCAAGAATTCATCTTGTGGAAAGCACGCGGTTGGCTGCCGTCGCCCAGGAAGCGAGCTTCCAATGTGCGCGGCGTTGCTTTGTACATTTCCTCCATCACGCGATGGCCTTGTCGCTGCCTACGCTTGCGTAAGCTACGTTTCCGTAACTTCAGAAAGAGGATCCGCGTGCACAACCCAATGGTGCAACTGCTGACCCCCGACGGTGCCCGACGAGAGCATCCCGATTTCTCTTGGGAGGGCACCGCCGACGATCTGCGCGCCAGCCTGCGCGACATGTGGCTGGGGCGCCGTTTCGACGCGGAAGCCACGGCCCTGCAGCGCCACGGCGAGCTCGGGCTGTGGCCCCCGCAGCTCGGCCAAGAGGCCGCCCAAATCGGCGCGGCAAGGGCACTTGCACCGGGCGACCACGTCTTTCCGTCATACCGAGAGCACGCGATGGCCCTCGCGCTTGGCTTCCCCATGGAGCAGATGCTCGCGTTCTTCCGAGGCTGCGACGCGGGCCACTGGGACATGCAGCACCGCTTCCGCACCTACACGCTCGTGATCGGCGCGCAGGCGCTACACGCCGTCGGATATGCCATGGGGCTGCGCTTCGACGGCGCGGTAGGCAACGCTGACCCCAGCGCTAACGAGGCCGCCATGGTGTTCCACGGCGACGGTGCATCGTCGCAGGGAGACGTGAACGAGGCCTACGTGTTTGCCGCGAGCTACAACGCGCCCGTCGTGTTCTTCTGCCAGAACAACCAGTGGGCGATCTCGGAGCCGACGTCGTTGCAGTCCCGCGTTCCGTTATTCGAGCGTGCGAGCGGCTTCGGGTTTCCCGGTGTGCGCGTCGACGGCAACGACGTGCTTGCCGTCGAGGCTGTGTCCAGGTGGGCGCTGGAGCGCGCGAGGCGCGGTGAGGGGCCGACGCTCGTCGAGGCGTACACCTACCGCATGGGCGCCCACACGACGGCGGACGACCCGACGAAGTACCGCGGCCGCGACGAGGATGCAGCCTGGCGAGAGCGAGACCCAATCGACAGGGTCGTCGCATACCTGCGAAGCGTCGACGAAATCGACGACGCCTACCTCGCCGAATTGGAGCGGGAGGCCGATGACTTGGGCGCCGAGACGCGCGCTGCTATCGCCCAGCTGAGCGACGTCACGATGGAGGAGCTTTTCGAGCGCTGCTACGCCGAGCCCACGGCCGAACTGGCTGAGCAGCAGCGCGAGTTTGCTCGCTTCGCTGCGGAGTACGAGGTGGCCTGATGTCGAAGCTGAGCATGGTCAAAGCCCTCAACGCGGGGCTTCGTCGCGCACTCGAATCTGACCCGAAAGTGCTGCTGGCAGGCGAAGACATCGGGAAACTCGGTGGGGTATTCCGCGTCACCGAGCATCTGCAGCGCGACTTCGGCGAGCATCGCGTCCTCGACTCGCCGCTGGCTGAATCGGGCATCGTCGGCACCGCGATCGGACTCGCCATGCGCGGATATCGACCGGTGGTGGAGATGCAATTCGACGGGTTCACCTACCCCGCGTTTTCGCAGATCGTCTCGCAGCTGGCACGTCTGCATGGCCGAACCGGCGGGCGGGTGCCGATGCCCGTCGTGATCCGCATTCCCTTCGGTGGCGGCATCGGCTCGGTGGAGCACCACTCCGAATCGCCCGAGGCGTACTTTGCGCACACTCCCGGGCTCAAGGTGGTGGCGCCGTCGACCCCGAACGACGCGTACTGGATGATCCAGCAGGCCATCCGCTCCGACGACCCCGTCATCTTCCTCGAACCCAAACGCCGCTACCAGGTGAAAGGCGAGGTGGAGCCAGACGCCCCGCCGGCCGAGCTGCACGCCGCGAACATCGTGCGCGACGGGGCAGACGCCACCCTCATCGGCTACGGGCCGACGGTGTCAACCTGCCTCGACGCTGCCACCGTCGCCGCTGACGAGGGCCGAAACCTGGAGGTCCTCGACCTGCGCACCATCAGCCCGGTGGATTGGGACGCCGTCATGGAATCTGTGGAGCGCACCAAGCGGGCGATCGTCGTGCACGAAGCGCACTTGAGCCTTGGGCTCGGCGCCGAGATCGCCGCGCGCCTGCACGAGGCGCTGTTCTACGTCATGGAGTCGCCCGTGCTGCGCGTCGCGGGCTACGACATCCCGTACCCACCCGCCCGCGTCGAAAGCCAATTCTTGCCGGGCGTCGACCGCATTCTCACCGCCGTCGACCAATCACTGGCCTACTGAGGAGCACCAATGATGAAGACATATAAATTGCCCGACGCCGGAGAAGGCCTCACGGACGCCGAGATCGTGCAGTGGCGGGTCGCCGTGGGCGACAAGGTGCAGGTCAACACGGTGCTCGTCGAGATCGAGACCGCGAAGTCCATCGTCGAGCTCCCTTCGCCGTATGCGGGGCGCATCACGGCGCTGCTCGTCGACGAAGGCGCGGAAGTGGAGGTGGGCACCGACATCGTCGAGATCGACGACGGCGTCGATGCGGAGCCGAGTGAGGAGGCCGACGATTCCGACGACACACCCACCCTCGTGGGCTACGGCGCGGTAGAGCAGGCGCCGCGCAGGCGCCGTCGGGAAGCTTCGGCTGCCACCACCGACGTGCTGGCCAAGCCCCCGGTGCGCAAATACGCGCGTGACTTGGGCGTCGACCTCAAAACCGCCGACGGCACCGGCCCACAGGGCAGCGTCACGCGGGCCGACGTCGACGCCGCGCTGGCGCAGGTGAGTGCGGGGGCAGGGGAGCGTCGCGAACCCATCAAGGGAGTGCGTAAAGCGACGGCGGAGAACCTGGTGCGTTCGGTGGATCGGCGCGTGCATGTCACCGAGTGGCTCACCATCGACGTCACCGCGACGATGGACTTCGTCGAACGCCTGAAGAAGCGGCGGGAGTTTGCCGACGTGCGCGTTTCGCCGACGCTGTTGTTCGCGAAGGCAATCTGCTTGGCGCTCGGGCGCAACCCGAGCTTGAACGCGTCGGTAGATGAGGAGCGCGAGGAGATTGTCTACCACAGCGACGTGCACCTCGGCATCGCCGCAGCCACCCCGCGCGGGCTGCTGGTGCCCAACATCAAGTCGGCGAATCAGATGACGCTGCTGGAACTCGCGCGAGCCATCAACGAGCTCGTCGAGGTGGCGAGGGAGGGGAAACTCCAGCCGGCCAGCCAGCAGGGTGGCACGTTCACGCTCACGAATGTGGGTGTGTTCGGCGTCGACACTGGGACGCCGATCATGCACGGCGACGAGTCGGGCATCCTCTGCTTGGGGGCGATCAAGCGCCGCCCGTGGGTGGTGGGCGAGGGCGCCGACGAGCGCGTCGAACCCCGGTGGGTGACCACGCTGGCGCTCGCGTTCGACCACCGCATCATCGACGGCGCCGAGGGGTCGAAGTTCCTCACCGATGTCGGCGACCTCCTCAGCGACCCGAGCACTGCCCTGCTGTATTAGCGCTAAGTGGGGCCGGAGCCAGGCGATTGAGTAGCGCGCCGCTCCCGGTGGTTGAGTAGCGGCCGTAGGGCGCGTATCGAAACCACGCCCACAGCAACGGGTATCTTCGATAAGGAATGAGGGATTCCACCGAAAACGGTGGAATCCCTCATTCCTTCTGCGTCTGGGCAGGTCTGGTGAAGAGCGGTGCATCTCGATATGGCCCTTCGGGCCTACTCGATGGGCGGGTGAGGGCGGAGCGCCGCCTACTCGATGGTCGGATGGGGTGGGGTGCCCGCCCTACTCTCGGTGGTTGAGTAGCGAGCGAAGCTCGCGTATCGAAACCACACTGCGGATGATTTCGACACGCCGCTTTCAGCGGCGGCTCAATCATCGGGTGGGGTGGGGCTACTGCTTCGAGCTGTCGTCGGGGAACACGTCGGGGATGCCGTCGCGGTTGGCGTCGACGTGTTCCTTCTCGTCGATGCGCTTGTAGCGGCTGTTGCGTGGCACGAGCACGCACGATCCCACCACTGTCGCGAGCACCGAGGCGGTGAGCACACCGACCTTCGCGTCGTCTTGCAGCGCGCCGCCGCCTGGGAAGCTCAGCTCGCTAATGAGCAGCGACACCGTGAACCCGATGCCGGCAACCGCCGCGATGCCGATGAGGTCGATCCACTTGATGTCCGGGTCGAGGTTGGCGTGGCGAAGCCTGGTGATGAGCCACGTCGTGCCGGTGATGCCGATGATTTTGCCGACGACGAGCCCCACCACCACGCCGAGGGTCACCGTCGAGCTCCAAGCCTCGACGAGGCCAGACCAGCCGCCCACATTCACGCCGGCGGAGAAGAACGCGAACACCGGCACCGCGAGAATCACGGAGATGGGGTTGAAGCGGTGCTCGAACGTCTCGGACAGCGAATACTGCGGGCCGTACTTCGATTTCGCATGGACGGGCACCAGGAACGCGAGCACGACGCCCGCGATCGTCGCGTGGATACCCGAGTTGTAGAACAGCGCCCAGGTGATGACACCCAGCGGGAACAGCAGAATCCAGGCGGGGATGTACGACTTCTTAAACCAGTGCTCGAAGCGGTTGGCGAGCACCGCGTAGATGGCAGCGGGGATGATGGCGATGGCCAGGTAGTGCAGCTTGAGGTCGGTGGAGTAGAACACCGCGATGATGGTGATGGCGATGAGGTCGTCGACAA is a genomic window containing:
- a CDS encoding response regulator transcription factor, producing the protein MQILVVDDDQAVRDSLARSLSYTGSEVQTASDGIEALAKLASYTPDAIIMDVMMPRLDGLEATKMLRDSGNDVPILILTARDAVGDRVDGLDAGADDYMVKPFALDELLARLRALTRRAKPHSENESSTLQFQDLVLDPQHREVTRAGQHISLTRTEFALLNVFMEHPRKVLERNTLLNEVWGFEFPTTANSLEVYIGYLRRKTEINGLPRLIHTVRGIGYVLRETAP
- the argF gene encoding ornithine carbamoyltransferase, producing MMLQGRSFLKELDFTPDEWLHLLQLAAELKAARRDGRERQRLVGKSVALLFEKTSTRTRCAFEVAMAEQGGHTTYLDPAGSQIGHKESAADTARVLGRWYDGIEFRGSAQRDVETLAAHAGVPVYNGLTDDWHPTQMLADQLTMREHSPKPLSDIAFAFLGDARNNVGNSLLISGAMMGMDVRMVAPPSQQNTPDVVTRAREIAEQTGGRITITDDVTVGVRGADFLYTDVWVSLGEPKEVWAERIDLLRPYQVNREVLEATGNPDVKFMHCLPAFHDLETAVGRSIHEQFGLEGLEVTHDVFESEASIVFDQAENRMHTIKAVLVATLAGD
- a CDS encoding bifunctional UDP-sugar hydrolase/5'-nucleotidase is translated as MSKLSRPIAGLAAAAIGMTGAIVTGGAPQVASAAPTECTTAETVHLLSFNDFHGRVEGAAQLFTPVEQLRKSAGEDKVLLVSNGDSIGGSTFVSAVSNDQPTLDVLNAAGLEASATGNHEFDKGFDDLAGRVAPASKFPYLGANVVTKGTSEVAPPVKAYEVFEKGGAKIAVVGAVTGDLPSLVSPSGISKVDIKDPVESVNAIAKQLKDGDESNGEADIVIANIHEGSPDTKAGADTAKSSPNFGKMYNGLDASVDAVINGHTHTPYLSTTAKGQPIVQADAYAKNLVQLDLNVDANGALCSTESKKIDAAEEADAALPRIETINTIVAAAKETATVKGSEVVGKATEAISTPGAGGSGTRDQESPMTNMVAQMFYDTMSNGNDEFIGIQNPGGTRDSFDKGDITYEEAALVLPFANSLNTTEITGAQFIQVLNQQWQRDDKGEVPSRPYLALGLSKNVTYTYDESLPEGQRITGVWINGKPIDEDKMYTVGSGSFLISGGDNFRAFQGGQNTRDAGLVDLTTWVDWLKEQKEVSPDYTKRGVSVTDVPESFTPGQAGTVKLGAAGEVYKGNLDMLLDADNPKVSPQLANKTVKAFLGETQIGEGTVADGVGEVSLTFPEGTEAGMQTVRFVVDPSGTEVRYDVNVAASEGSDDTEGEDSSDKPGKGEDSPRKPGKDHRPNLPSTGV
- a CDS encoding thiamine pyrophosphate-dependent dehydrogenase E1 component subunit alpha, translating into MHNPMVQLLTPDGARREHPDFSWEGTADDLRASLRDMWLGRRFDAEATALQRHGELGLWPPQLGQEAAQIGAARALAPGDHVFPSYREHAMALALGFPMEQMLAFFRGCDAGHWDMQHRFRTYTLVIGAQALHAVGYAMGLRFDGAVGNADPSANEAAMVFHGDGASSQGDVNEAYVFAASYNAPVVFFCQNNQWAISEPTSLQSRVPLFERASGFGFPGVRVDGNDVLAVEAVSRWALERARRGEGPTLVEAYTYRMGAHTTADDPTKYRGRDEDAAWRERDPIDRVVAYLRSVDEIDDAYLAELEREADDLGAETRAAIAQLSDVTMEELFERCYAEPTAELAEQQREFARFAAEYEVA
- a CDS encoding alpha-ketoacid dehydrogenase subunit beta, whose product is MSKLSMVKALNAGLRRALESDPKVLLAGEDIGKLGGVFRVTEHLQRDFGEHRVLDSPLAESGIVGTAIGLAMRGYRPVVEMQFDGFTYPAFSQIVSQLARLHGRTGGRVPMPVVIRIPFGGGIGSVEHHSESPEAYFAHTPGLKVVAPSTPNDAYWMIQQAIRSDDPVIFLEPKRRYQVKGEVEPDAPPAELHAANIVRDGADATLIGYGPTVSTCLDAATVAADEGRNLEVLDLRTISPVDWDAVMESVERTKRAIVVHEAHLSLGLGAEIAARLHEALFYVMESPVLRVAGYDIPYPPARVESQFLPGVDRILTAVDQSLAY
- a CDS encoding dihydrolipoamide acetyltransferase family protein, which encodes MPDAGEGLTDAEIVQWRVAVGDKVQVNTVLVEIETAKSIVELPSPYAGRITALLVDEGAEVEVGTDIVEIDDGVDAEPSEEADDSDDTPTLVGYGAVEQAPRRRRREASAATTDVLAKPPVRKYARDLGVDLKTADGTGPQGSVTRADVDAALAQVSAGAGERREPIKGVRKATAENLVRSVDRRVHVTEWLTIDVTATMDFVERLKKRREFADVRVSPTLLFAKAICLALGRNPSLNASVDEEREEIVYHSDVHLGIAAATPRGLLVPNIKSANQMTLLELARAINELVEVAREGKLQPASQQGGTFTLTNVGVFGVDTGTPIMHGDESGILCLGAIKRRPWVVGEGADERVEPRWVTTLALAFDHRIIDGAEGSKFLTDVGDLLSDPSTALLY
- the nhaA gene encoding Na+/H+ antiporter NhaA produces the protein MAQQSREEFVLSRGTYREYSRIEKMLTSNRMAGVLLLAATVVALIFANSGASDAYFGLRDSYIGWDLGWLNLKLSVGHWAADGLLAIFFFMVGLELKRQFVLGDLRDPGRALVPVAAAFGGVAVPALLFVLINLGSTDGELHGWAIPAATDIAFAVAVLAIVGRHLPAALRTFLLTLAVVDDLIAITIIAVFYSTDLKLHYLAIAIIPAAIYAVLANRFEHWFKKSYIPAWILLFPLGVITWALFYNSGIHATIAGVVLAFLVPVHAKSKYGPQYSLSETFEHRFNPISVILAVPVFAFFSAGVNVGGWSGLVEAWSSTVTLGVVVGLVVGKIIGITGTTWLITRLRHANLDPDIKWIDLIGIAAVAGIGFTVSLLISELSFPGGGALQDDAKVGVLTASVLATVVGSCVLVPRNSRYKRIDEKEHVDANRDGIPDVFPDDSSKQ